A section of the Bacteroidota bacterium genome encodes:
- a CDS encoding 4Fe-4S binding protein yields MKAIQTKFTVYSTTGKFWKSLLLTLPMSFILFFFMSGGKPDFSDAGKTTALLVTYVFFTLMFFLMLYTGRTDRYRAIIFILFSIFMSISFTSFMVSARQAVSFNNADFLQCKIPFCHMVIPMTIIPAALTKSIIFPGSIIEGFAAISTMVVIWFGASIVLGRGFCSWGCFYGGWDDGFSRLKKKPLIKHIPSIYRLMPYAVLLLVVISAAISLSPTYCNWLCPFKTVTEYEKVTNTETLIKTIIFLGLFISLVIVLPILTRKRTQCGMFCPVGAFSSMFNKVSAFDVRIDKSKCSECMKCAKVCPVNAISENNIRDGKVSITCTRCGKCVDACSKSAIHYTIKGTAEGRHTSFARNLFLYTSFLFLAVFSSGSYIQALYHIFQWMHLA; encoded by the coding sequence ATGAAAGCAATTCAGACTAAATTCACTGTTTATTCCACCACCGGGAAATTTTGGAAATCACTTTTGTTGACCCTTCCCATGTCGTTTATTCTGTTTTTTTTCATGTCGGGCGGAAAACCTGATTTTTCTGATGCCGGCAAAACCACCGCTTTGCTGGTTACTTACGTATTTTTCACCCTCATGTTTTTCTTGATGTTATACACAGGCCGTACCGACCGGTACAGGGCCATTATTTTTATCCTGTTCTCAATTTTCATGTCCATCAGCTTTACCTCATTTATGGTGTCGGCCAGGCAAGCTGTTTCCTTTAATAATGCAGACTTTTTGCAGTGTAAAATACCGTTCTGCCACATGGTTATCCCCATGACGATTATCCCGGCAGCATTGACAAAATCCATCATTTTCCCGGGAAGTATCATTGAGGGATTTGCCGCAATTTCCACGATGGTGGTGATCTGGTTTGGTGCCAGTATCGTTTTGGGCCGTGGGTTCTGCAGCTGGGGCTGCTTTTACGGAGGCTGGGACGATGGCTTCTCCCGTTTAAAGAAAAAGCCCCTCATCAAACATATACCATCAATTTACAGGCTGATGCCTTATGCAGTCCTGCTGCTGGTAGTGATCAGCGCAGCGATTAGCTTATCTCCCACTTACTGCAACTGGCTTTGCCCGTTTAAAACAGTAACCGAATATGAAAAAGTAACCAACACCGAGACCCTGATCAAGACGATTATTTTCCTGGGGCTCTTTATTTCCCTGGTAATTGTACTGCCCATATTGACCAGAAAGCGTACCCAGTGCGGAATGTTTTGCCCGGTTGGTGCCTTCAGTTCGATGTTTAATAAGGTAAGCGCATTCGATGTAAGAATTGACAAATCAAAATGTTCGGAATGCATGAAATGTGCAAAAGTCTGCCCGGTTAATGCTATTTCCGAAAACAATATCAGGGACGGAAAAGTTTCCATAACCTGCACCCGTTGCGGGAAATGCGTGGATGCCTGCAGCAAATCGGCTATACATTATACGATAAAAGGGACTGCGGAAGGCCGGCACACCAGTTTCGCAAGGAACCTGTTCCTTTATACGTCGTTCTTATTCCTGGCCGTATTTTCATCAGGCAGTTACATACAGGCCTTGTATCATATCTTTCAATGGATGCACCTGGCATAA